From the genome of Argentina anserina chromosome 4, drPotAnse1.1, whole genome shotgun sequence, one region includes:
- the LOC126790381 gene encoding probable pectinesterase 67, with protein MMFKLQGSVAFAIIFFVSASLTHGGNSPLSETRVDSPLLTEKLHSNQTIMVDINGDGQFKSVQAAIDSVPSGNNKWVIIHVRKGCYREKVHIPKDKSHIFLRGNGKGKTHIVWSQSSEDNMESATFKVESPFFIAFGISFKNEAPTGVAYTSQNQSVAAFVAADRAAFYHCAFYSTHNTLFDYKGRHYFDNCYISGSIDFIFGRAASIYHSCEIFVISDKRVTIHGSVTANHRESGEEHSGFVFIKGKVYGVGDHVYLGRAKGPFSRVVYAETYLSKTIVPEGWTNWSYTGDTENLYHAEYKCKGPGAEFSQRAPWAKQLTEHEVAPFLMIDFISGQEWLPAWFNEL; from the exons ATGATGTTCAAGTTACAAGGTTCAGTTGCCTTCGCAATCATATTCTTCGTCTCCGCCTCTTTGACTCATGGCGGCAACTCCCCCTTATCAGAGACAAGGGTCGACTCTCCCCTCCTGACTGAAAAGCTCCACAGCAACCAGACCATCATGGTCGATATCAATGGCGATGGCCAATTCAAATCCGTCCAGGCTGCCATCGATTCTGTCCCCTCAGGGAACAATAAGTGGGTTATCATCCATGTTAGGAAAGGGTGTTATAGAGAAAAAGTGCACATACCCAAAGACAAATCCCATATTTTCTTGAGAGGCAATGGGAAAGGAAAGACGCACATTGTATGGTCCCAAAGCTCTGAGGACAACATGGAGTCTGCAACTTTCAAAGTAGAATCTCCATTTTTCATTGCCTTTGGGATCAGTTTCAAG AATGAGGCACCAACTGGAGTGGCATACACGTCGCAAAATCAGTCGGTGGCAGCATTTGTGGCTGCAGATAGGGCTGCGTTTTACCACTGTGCTTTCTACAGCACCCATAACACCCTCTTCGATTACAAAGGCAGGCATTACTTTGATAATTGCTACATTTCAGGCTCAATCGACTTCATCTTCGGACGTGCTGCATCTATATACCAT AGCTGTGAGATCTTTGTGATTTCAGACAAGAGGGTTACCATCCATGGGTCTGTAACAGCTAATCACCGAGAGAGCGGGGAGGAGCACAGTGGGTTTGTATTTATCAAAGGCAAGGTGTACGGCGTAGGCGATCATGTCTACCTGGGTAGAGCCAAGGGTCCGTTCTCAAGAGTTGTTTATGCAGAAACCTACCTCTCCAAGACCATTGTGCCGGAGGGCTGGACCAATTGGAGTTATACTGGAGATACAGA GAACCTGTACCATGCGGAGTACAAGTGCAAGGGGCCAGGAGCCGAGTTTTCCCAACGCGCTCCATGGGCGAAGCAACTCACGGAGCACGAGGTTGCACCATTCTTGATGATCGACTTCATCAGCGGACAGGAATGGCTGCCGGCATGGTTTAACGAACTTTAA
- the LOC126790387 gene encoding peroxidase 29: protein MDPKAVLASLSLLLFISLGARGGGLSYNFYEASCPQAEGIVRAALGPTFLSDPTTPAALLRLMFHDCQVQGCDASILVDSGEGYASSEMSSGRNFGVRKRETIGILKTMIEAECPQQVSCADILVLAAREAVALSGGPEIKVPLGRRDSITAPSSKLADSSLPAANIGVDGTLQLFSKFGMTIEESVAILGAHTLGITHCSNVLSRLQEPEKAQIKGAITPGFEAFLRLNCPQGSIASKSTFVLNDPTATTFDNHYYKNAFGGHGVLQVDAEMVMDPRTAPAVQKFADNEDYFFEAFSSAFVKLSSSRVLIGDQGVVRKTCNTI, encoded by the exons ATGGATCCCAAAGCTGTACTGGCATCTTTATCCCTGCTGCTATTTATCAGCCTTGGGGCACGAGGAGGAGGGCTTTCTTATAATTTCTATGAGGCCTCATGCCCACAAGCTGAGGGCATTGTTAGAGCTGCCCTCGGTCCTACTTTTCTCTCTGATCCGACTACTCCAGCAGCTTTGTTGAGGCTCATGTTCCATGATTGCCAAGTTCAG GGCTGCGATGCTTCGATCCTTGTGGATTCCGGTGAGGGATACGCGTCTTCCGAGATGTCTTCAGGGAGAAACTTTGGTGTGAGAAAGAGGGAAACCATCGGAATTCTTAAAACAATGATTGAAGCAGAATGTCCTCAGCAGGTTTCTTGTGCTGACATTCTTGTATTAGCAGCACGGGAGGCGGTGGCTTTGTCAGGAGGGCCAGAAATCAAGGTTCCTCTGGGAAGAAGAGACTCCATTACCGCTCCAAGCTCTAAGCTTGCAGATTCTTCGCTTCCTGCAGCGAATATTGGTGTTGATGGCACTCTTCAGTTATTCTCAAAATTTGGGATGACAATCGAAGAATCAGTCGCCATTTTGG GCGCGCACACATTAGGAATAACACACTGTTCGAATGTCCTGAGCCGTTTACAAGAACCAGAAAAAGCGCAAATAAAAGGCGCGATCACACCTGGGTTTGAAGCATTTTTAAGGCTGAACTGTCCTCAAGGGTCCATAGCATCAAAATCAACCTTTGTTCTAAATGATCCCACTGCAACTACATTCGATAATCACTACTACAAGAATGCATTCGGAGGCCACGGGGTTCTTCAAGTTGATGCTGAAATGGTGATGGACCCGCGCACAGCTCCAGCGGTCCAGAAATTTGCAGATAACGAAGATTATTTCTTTGAAGCATTTTCTTCTGCCTTTGTCAAGCTCTCTAGCTCTCGCGTTCTGATTGGGGACCAAGGTGTTGTTAGAAAGACTTGCAATACCATATag
- the LOC126792301 gene encoding uncharacterized protein LOC126792301 produces MVNASWMYVFPRSNVEFLPPDLSDHSPGVIQSGFSQKNKKYPFKLFNYVADREDFLHMVSNIWKTQVRGSFQYQVCCKLKMVKIGLKKMVPKGTDVFDAVSKAKKLLDDCHRQLDSNPFDSNMQKLEHNLLKDYTSALVIEEGSLRRKLRLLWLKDGDRNSSFFFKITLVQNPIDDIQAADLSKDFFTDEIKSACFSLNPNKAPGPDGLDGYIFQKAWSVSGQDMTLAIKEFAPNCDSPA; encoded by the exons ATGGTGAATGCTAGTTGGATGTATGTTTTTCCTAGAAGCAATGTTGAGTTCCTCCCTCCTGATTTGTCCGACCACTCTCCTGGTGTTATTCAGTCAGGTTTTTCCCAAAAGAATAAAAAGTATCCCTTTAAGTTATTCAATTATGTTGCTGATAGAGAGGATTTTCTCCATATGGTATCTAATATTTGGAAGACTCAGGTTCGTGGTTCTTTTCAATACCAAGTTTGTTGCAAGTTAAAAATGGTTAAAATTGGGCTCAAGAAGATGGTTCCGAAGGGTACTGATGTTTTTGATGCTGTGAGTAAGGCTAAAAAGCTTTTGGATGATTGTCATCGTCAATTAGATTCCAATCCTTTTGATAGCAATATGCAAAAGCTTGAACACAACCTTCTCAAAGACTACACCTCTGCTTTGGTTATTGAGGAAGGCTCCCTCAGACGAAAATTGAGACTTCTCTGGTTAAAGGATGGAGATCGGAactcatctttcttcttcaagaT TACTTTAGTGCAGAATCCTATTGATGATATTCAAGCTGCGGATTTGAGCAAAGACTTCTTTACTGATGAAATCAAATCAGCTTGCTTCTCTTTGAATCCCAACAAAGCCCCAGGTCCTGATGGTCTTGATGGttatattttccaaaaggcTTGGTCTGTCAGTGGTCAGGATATGACTCTTGCTATCAAGGAATTCGCCCCAAACTGCGACTCACCAGCTTAA
- the LOC126790382 gene encoding LOW QUALITY PROTEIN: GDSL esterase/lipase At4g16230-like (The sequence of the model RefSeq protein was modified relative to this genomic sequence to represent the inferred CDS: inserted 2 bases in 2 codons), with translation MGGLFSDGKFLLGIMFALWRMCSAKETPANFVFGDSLVEVGNNNYIVTLSKANYLPNGIDFGMPTGRFTNGRTIIDILGQNLGFEGFTPPYLAPTTTGPVILRGVNYASGGGGILNETGEIFVGRLNMDAQIDYFANTGEDIISSIGLPAAVNLLRRALFTVSIGSNDFINNYLAPVXSEPVRKSIPPETFVGILIARFRLQLTRLYNLGARKMVIVNIGPIGCIPYQREVNLLSDPDRCAEFSNQLARSFNTKLRTLVTELNMNLPAAEFVYADVYRIVEYITENYNSYGFENSNSACCRVAGRYGDXIPCGPQPSKVCEDRSKYVFWDAYHPSDASNVIISRCLLYGNSRDISPINIVQLLQAS, from the exons ATGGGAGGCCTATTTTCAGATGGAAAATTCTTACTTGGCATTATGTTTGCACTCTGGAGAATGTGTTCAGCAAAAGAAACTCCAGCTAATTTTGTGTTTGGGGATTCTCTAGTTGAAGTAGGGAACAATAACTATATTGTGACACTCTCTAAGGCTAATTATCTTCCCAATGGAATCGATTTCGGAATGCCTACTGGGAGATTCACAAATGGAAGAACCATCATTGACATTCTAG GTCAGAATCTGGGGTTCGAGGGATTCACTCCTCCTTACTTAGCTCCCACAACAACAGGACCCGTAATTCTGAGGGGTGTCAACTATGCTTCAGGTGGAGGTGGCATTCTTAATGAAACAGGAGAAATATTT GTTGGTAGACTTAACATGGATGCACAGATAGATTACTTTGCAAATACCGGGGAAGACATCATCTCAAGCATTGGTCTTCCTGCGGCTGTGAATTTACTTAGAAGAGCTCTCTTCACAGTATCAATTGGCTCTAATGACTTCATCAACAACTACTTGGCGCCTG ATTCTGAGCCTGTGAGGAAGTCAATACCTCCGGAAACCTTTGTTGGCATTTTGATTGCAAGATTCAGACTACAACTTACA AGACTGTACAATTTGGGTGCAAGGAAGATGGTTATAGTAAATATAGGACCTATTGGCTGTATACCATATCAGAGGGAAGTAAATCTGTTATCTGATCCAGATAGATGTGCTGAATTTTCGAATCAATTAGCACGTTCATTCAACACAAAGCTAAGAACCCTTGTCACCGAGCTAAACATGAATCTTCCAGCTGCCGAGTTTGTGTATGCAGATGTCTATAGAATTGTGGAATACATAACTGAGAACTACAACTCATATG GTTTTGAGAATTCCAACTCTGCATGCTGCAGAGTCGCAGGGCGCTACGGGG AAATTCCATGCGGTCCTCAGCCATCGAAAGTTTGCGAAGACAGATCAAAGTATGTGTTTTGGGACGCTTACCATCCTTCTGATGCTTCAAATGTGATCATATCAAGGTGTCTTCTGTATGGGAACTCCAGAGATATTTCACCAATAAATATAGTGCAACTCCTGCAAGCTTCTTAA